A window of the Cucurbita pepo subsp. pepo cultivar mu-cu-16 chromosome LG01, ASM280686v2, whole genome shotgun sequence genome harbors these coding sequences:
- the LOC111780334 gene encoding uncharacterized protein LOC111780334, with protein MPTVGMRRTRVIGLKGVDGGRVLRSGRRLCIESVEAKLKKTKDVSDWYPVVNKRGNGGGSGQVRFHGKWQGIRNVKPKSVVVVNIREEEEDDACVAEVPKPVKVLARINGDGEFGYVDRMFGEVYRRKRKRGLSENGDVFDEMDRMFGLRFIRRQRSRKNTVEHWEPTAGGHSAKLHFHKQSISPPPRDRVLTVFAGSDHDGVGCFSDFMLSVLRHFKSPELGMAKFSAFLLSSPIHDVFASKGMRFLQSYPSIGSSGMCVIFGAVQSIPMFHLDFSAVPLCFMHLHSLMLFRVTWIQARLVYNNNQLDVDMSSDNAEDSNEEYLVSSPPGSSLECKSMVVGVDHTKSRSISHPSVRASRLGSRTLQYRNGFSFRGIRKRRSSRGMRRPRSHSLAAMQKAIGSLGADDMKRSVSFPSAASCIRHKNLARRDSAGRIREESSTALRSAMDVSSSCCNANILIVESDKCLREEGASIVLEFSASCEWLLVVKKDGSTRYTFKADKVIMKPASCNRFTHAILWSSDNGWKLEFPNRRDWFVFKDLYKECSDRNIPCSAAKAIPVPIVSEVPGYVDSSGVSFRRPDTYISVNDDEVCRAMAKSTANYDMDSDDEEWLSKFNDELVATDNHHECVSADNFELMVDAFEKGFFCNPDAFSNEEAPADICTHLGSQSIVESLFAYWTKKRKQRKSSLIRVFQAHQAKRKPPVIPKHIMRRRRSFKRQPSQSGCGGRATQSSILEDTFSRRDAMEHHQNGMQKYEEVKAAADRCVETAVSKRQRAQLLLQNADLATYKAMTALRIAEAIQASELLEAEAAAAAAAATASCFLE; from the exons ATGCCGACGGTGGGGATGAGAAGGACAAGAGTTATTGGATTGAAAGGTGTTGATGGAGGTAGAGTTTTAAGGTCTGGAAGACGGCTTTGCATTGAATCGGTTGAAGCGAAGCTTAAGAAGACTAAAGATGTCTCTGATTGGTACCCTGTCGTCAACAAGAGAGGGAATGGGGGCGGAAGTGGCCAGGTTAGGTTCCATGGTAAGTGGCAAGGAATACGAAATGTCAAACCAAAGAGTGTTGTCGTTGTTAACATTcgtgaggaggaggaggatgatGCTTGTGTAGCGGAAGTGCCTAAGCCAGTGAAGGTTTTGGCTAGAATCAATGGCGATGGTGAATTTGGTTATGTGGATCGGATGTTTGGTGAAGTTTatagaagaaagaggaagaggggTCTTTCAGAAAACGGTGATGTTTTTGATGAAATGGATAGGATGTTTGGACTTCGATTCATTCGAAGACAGAGATCGAGGAAGAACACTGTTGAACATTGGGAGCCCACAGCAGGTGGCCATTCTGCTAAACTGCATTTCCATAAGCAGAGCATTTCGCCACCGCCCCGGGATCGTGTTCTCACTGTTTTTGCTGGGAGTGATCATGATGGTGTTGGCTGTTTTTCAGATTTTATGCTCTCGGTTCTTAGACACTTTAAGAGTCCAGAGCTGGGGATGGCTAAGTTTTCTGCATTTTTATTGTCCAGTCCAATCCATGATGTTTTTGCTTCTAAGGGAATGCGTTTCTTGCAG AGTTATCCTTCTATTGGAAGCTCTGGCATGTGTGTGATTTTCGGGGCCGTGCAGTCGATTCCGATGTTCCATCTGGATTTTTCCGCTGTTCCTCTCTGTTTTATGCACTTGCATTCCTTGATGCTTTTTAGAGTAACTTGGATTCAAGCTCGTCTAGTATATAATAACAATCAGTTAGATGTAGATATGAGTAGTGATAATGCAGAAGACAGTAATGAAGAGTACCTTGTTTCCAGTCCTCCTGGAAGTTCTTTGGAATGCAAATCTATGGTCGTTGGAGTCGATCATACTAAGAGTCGATCCATTTCACATCCATCTGTTCGAGCTTCAAGATTAGGTAGTCGGACCCTGCAATACCGAAATGGTTTCAGCTTTCGTGGCATaaggaaaaggagaagttCGCGGGGGATGAGGAGACCAAGAAGCCATTCTCTTGCTGCTATGCAAAAAGCCATTGGCTCTTTAGGGGCTGATGATATGAAACGCAGTGTATCGTTTCCTTCTGCTGCATCTTGTATCAGGCACAAGAACTTGGCCCGGAGAGACTCTGCTGGACGTATCAGAGAAGAGAGTTCTACTGCATTGCGATCGGCAATGGATGTTAGCTCATCGTGCTGCaatgcaaatatattaattgtaGAATCTGATAAATGTTTGAGAGAAGAGGGAGCCAGTATCGTGCTCGAGTTTTCTGCATCGTGTGAATGGCTTCTAGTTGTCAAGAAAGATGGTTCAACTAGATACACATTCAAAGCAGATAAAGTCATCATGAAGCCCGCTTCATGCAATCGTTTTACACATGCAATCTTGTGGTCATCAGATAACGGTTGGAAGCTGGAGTTTCCTAATAGAAGGGATTGGTTTGTTTTCAAGGATCTTTACAAGGAGTGTTCCGATCGCAATATCCCATGTTCTGCCGCTAAAGCTATTCCTGTGCCTATAGTATCCGAAGTCCCAGGTTACGTTGATAGTAGCGGTGTTTCTTTTCGAAGGCCAGATACGTATATCTCTGTAAACGACGATGAGGTATGCAGAGCAATGGCAAAGAGTACAGCAAATTACGACATGGACTCTGATGATGAGGAATGGTTAAGCAAGTTCAACGACGAGCTCGTTGCAACCGACAATCACCATGAATGTGTTTCAGCGGATAATTTCGAGTTGATGGTCGATGCTTTTGAGAAGGGATTTTTCTGTAATCCAGATGCCTTCTCCAATGAGGAAGCACCTGCTGATATATGCACGCATCTCGGTAGCCAGTCGATAGTCGAGTCTTTATTTGCTTATTGGACGAAGAAACGAAAACAACGAAAGTCGTCTTTGATCAGGGTTTTCCAG GCTCATCAGGCTAAGAGGAAACCTCCGGTGATCCCTAAACATATCATGCGAAGAAGAAGGTCATTCAAAAGACAACCTAGCCAATCTGGATGTGGGGGGAGGGCTACCCAATCAAGTATCTTAGAAG ATACATTCTCGAGACGAGATGCCATGGAGCATCATCAGAACGGAATGCAAAAGTACGAAGAAGTGAAGGCAGCAGCTGACCGATGCGTTGAAACTGCTGTAAGCAAGCGACAAAGGGCACAGTTGCTGTTGCAGAATGCAGATTTGGCAACTTACAAAGCCATGACGGCACTTAGGATTGCCGAAGCAATTCAGGCATCAGAATTGCTGGAAGCTGAAGCAgcagccgccgccgccgccgccactgCTTCATGCTTTcttgaataa
- the LOC111788440 gene encoding uncharacterized protein LOC111788440 has protein sequence MENPDQDQQDPRTVPGVEDTTAMTIEFLRARLLSERSVSKSARQRADELAKRVAELEEQLKIITLQRKMAEKATADVLSILEDNGVSDISETFDSNSDHETPCESKAGNDPAREDVNSSSIRRRNEREEYAGSDIDTSPVLGGSLSWKGRKDSPRTREKYKKISVRSRSSFASIGSSSPKHQLGRSCRQIKRRDARPLAGEQELKSEASVDCSPEIAPSTCSEDSRNFSVNGHKILRDGYELHEKTRSGSSEVHGNVGTKDRDHDLDGYENVNDMEKALKCQAQLIDQYEAMEKAQREWEEKFRENNNSTPDSCDPGNHSDITEERDEIRAQAPNLSDEPKMQVAVDCVSRGSSRAPPNTLGPSPCADVEDMQDQNTNSVSTSRSLEEFTFPMANVNQCQEEPSRTSELGRGIPARPLVSHGDAGIHSQETPYRNNDLYALVPHEPPALNSVLDALKQAKLSLTKKINQVPFASHSDPKAGDRLDIPVGCAGLFRLPTDFAAEASSQTNFPGSNSPLRLTTTRYPGDSVQIFPGHEMEDRSSFLRDPRLRNSNYHTSSGFARDGFLTNHFPENRWKNPGQKPHFDPSRPVSSSVHHNDGFLRTFPGRTAEMPPPNQYSFYDDQFRPNMYR, from the exons ATGGAGAATCCCGATCAGGATCAGCAAGATCCGAG GACTGTCCCTGGTGTGGAGGACACAACTGCAATGACTATCGAGTTTCTTCGTGCTCGACTTCTATCGGAACGATCTGTTTCAAAAAGTGCAAGACAAAGAGCTGATGAACTAGCAAAAAGA GTTGCAGAACTGGAGGAGCAGCTAAAGATCATTActcttcaaagaaaaatggCTGAAAAGGCCACAGCAGATGTGCTTTCCATTTTAGAAGATAATGGGGTTAGCGATATTTCTGAGACATTTGATTCGAATTCGGACCATGAAACACCATGTGAATCGAAAGCTGGGAATGACCCCGCAAGAGAAGACGTGAACTCGAGTTCAATACGAAGGAGAAATGAACGTGAAGAATATGCAGGTTCTGATATTGATACTTCTCCAGTGCTAGGTGGAAGCCTGTCTTGGAAAGGACGCAAGGATTCACCACGTACTCGTGAGAAGTACAAAAAAATTTCTGTAAGAAGTCGAAGCAGTTTCGCTTCTATTGGTTCTTCGTCACCAAAACACCAACTTGGAAGATCGTGTCGCCAGATAAAACGTAGAGATGCGAG ACCACTAGCTGGGGAGCAAGAGCTCAAATCGGAGGCGTCCGTGGATTGTTCTCCAGAGATCGCACCATCTACTTGTTCAGAAGACTCTCGGAATTTCTCTGTAAACGGGCACAAGATATTGAGAGATGGCTATGAACTTCACGAAAAAACACGCTCAGGTTCTTCTGAAGTTCATGGTAACGTAGGAACTAAAGATCGAGATCACGATTTAGATGGGTATGAAAACGTAAACGATATGGAGAAGGCATTGAAATGTCAAGCACAACTCATTGATCAATATGAAGCAATGGAAAAGGCTCAAAGAGAATGGGAAGAGAAGTTCAGAGAAAATAACAACAGTACTCCG GATTCTTGTGACCCTGGAAACCATTCAGATATCACCGAGGAAAGGGACGAGATCAGGGCTCAAGCTCCAAATCTATCTGATGAGCCAAAAATGCAGGTTGCAGTAGATTGTGTCTCTAGAGGTTCGTCTCGAGCTCCGCCCAATACGCTTGGCCCATCTCCGTGTGCTGATGTGGAAGACATGCAGGATCAGAACACGAATAGTGTTTCTACTTCACGGTCACTCGAAGAATTTACCTTTCCTATGGCTAATGTGAATCAATGCCAAGAAGAACCTTCACGTACCTCTGAACTCGGTCGTGGGATCCCGGCCAGGCCATTAGTATCTCATGGTGATGCTGGTATCCATAGCCAAGAAACTCCGTACCGTAACAATGATCTATATGCATTGGTGCCACACGAACCACCTGCGTTAAATAGTGTCCTCGATGCGCTTAAACAAGCGAAGCTATCACTAACAAAGAAAATCAACCAAGTACCCTTTGCATCCCATTCTGATCCAAAAGCTGGGGATAGGTTAGACATCCCTGTTGGATGTGCAGGGCTCTTCAGGCTTCCAACTGACTTTGCTGCCGAAGCTTCGAGTCAAACGAATTTCCCAGGTTCGAATTCTCCGTTAAGATTGACAACTACTCGTTATCCTGGTGATAGTGTTCAAATTTTCCCCGGTCATGAAATGGAGGATAGATCGAGTTTTCTAAGAGACCCTCGTTTACGCAACAGCAACTACCACACTAGTTCGGGTTTCGCACGAGATGGGTTTCTAACCAACCATTTTCCTGAGAATAGATGGAAAAATCCAGGCCAGAAGCCTCATTTTGATCCATCACGTCCAGTTTCCTCAAGCGTTCATCATAACGATGGTTTTTTAAGAACTTTTCCGGGTCGGACCGCAGAAATGCCTCCGCCGAACCAATATTCATTCTATGATGATCAGTTTAGGCCAAATATGTATAGATAG
- the LOC111803082 gene encoding cyanidin-3-O-glucoside 2-O-glucuronosyltransferase-like — LEIMEGNRHGKTSVLMLPWLAHGHVSPFFELAKSLRRRNFHIYFCSTTTILNSIQPNLTRDLSSDIELVELKLPTSSDLPPHRHTTAGLPPHLMFSLKRAFDSAATTFSIILRNLNPDLVIYDFLQPWAPTVAQSSYIPAVMFQPTGALMAAMVKYELEYPGSDLSSIFPEIRLTEYEIKQVKNLFRSSVNDARDEERIKGCNERSCGMILVKSFREIEGKYIDFLSILLRKKVVPVGPLVQEPGNDVVSGSRFEKWLNKKQDSSCLLVSFGSEFYLSKEDMEEIAYGLELSHVDFIWVVRFPVAGGGERKKNVEEELPKGFLERVRERGMVVEGWVPQAQILKHRTTGGFLSHCGWSSVMESIKFGVPIIAAPMQLDQPLNARLVEWLDVGVVVERDNGRLRRQEVARVVKEVMVEKMGERVRKKVKEFAEMLKKKGEEEMDMVVEELVKLCKRNKEDHLQSHWCSPAIDSHFCEPR, encoded by the exons cttgaaattaTGGAAGGCAATAGACATGGCAAAACGAGCGTTTTGATGCTCCCATGGCTGGCTCACGGCCATGTCTCGCCGTTCTTCGAGCTAGCCAAATCCCTCCGCCGTAGAAACTTCCACATATACTTCTGTTCCACCACCACAATtctcaactcaatccaaccaaaCCTCACTCGAGATCTCTCCTCCGATATCGAGCTCGTCGAGCTAAAGTTACCAACCTCATCCGACCTCCCGCCCCACCGCCACACTACCGCCGGCCTCCCACCCCATCTCATGTTCTCGCTTAAACGAGCTTTCGACTCGGCCGCCACCACCTTCAGCATCATCCTCCGTAACTTGAACCCGGACTTGGTCATCTATGATTTCTTGCAACCATGGGCACCTACTGTGGCTCAATCATCTTATATTCCCGCCGTCATGTTCCAACCAACGG GAGCGCTTATGGCGGCTATGGTGAAGTACGAGTTGGAGTATCCGGGCTCGGATTTGAGCTCGATATTTCCGGAGATTCGGCTCACCGAGTACGAGATTAAACAGGTGAAGAACTTGTTTAGATCATCAGTGAATGATGCGAGGGATGAAGAAAGGATCAAGGGATGTAATGAGAGATCGTGTGGAATGATTTTGGTGAAATCATTCAGAGAAATtgaaggcaaatatattgattttctctctattttgcTGCGGAAGAAG GTGGTTCCAGTGGGTCCATTAGTTCAAGAACCAGGAAACGACGTCGTATCAGGAAGTAGATTCGAAAAATGGCTAAACAAAAAACAGGACTCATCTTGCTTACTCGTGTCATTCGGTAGCGAGTTTTACTTATCCAAAGAAGACATGGAAGAAATCGCTTATGGGCTCGAGCTTAGCCACGTGGACTTCATATGGGTCGTTAGGTTTCCGGTAGCCggtggaggagagagaaagaagaacgTTGAAGAAGAACTCCCTAAAGGGTTTCTAGAGAGagttagagagagaggaatggTTGTGGAAGGGTGGGTCCCACAAGCTCAGATTTTGAAACACCGTACCACCGGCGGCTTCCTCAGCCATTGTGGGTGGAGCTCCGTCATGGAGAGCATCAAGTTTGGTGTTCCGATCATCGCCGCCCCAATGCAGCTCGACCAACCGTTGAACGCTAGGTTGGTCGAGTGGCTCGATGTCGGTGTTGTCGTCGAGAGAGACAATGGTCGCCTCCGCCGACAAGAAGTAGCTAGAGTTGTCAAAGAG GTAATGGTAGAGAAGATGGGAGAGAGAGTAAGGAAGAAGGTAAAGGAGTTTGCAGagatgttgaagaagaaaggtgAAGAAGAGATGGACATGGTGGTGGAAGAGCTGGTGAAGCTTTGCAAGAGGAACAAGGAAGATCATTTACAGAGCCATTGGTGTAGCCCCGCCATTGATAGCCATTTTTGTGAACCtcgatga
- the LOC111780323 gene encoding uncharacterized protein LOC111780323 yields the protein MQCRRREDYYVRESESMKLHAQDRLHLDHGRYVKPRREALDRSPCLRRSLSPHRIGDSWRELGLGQRVDTIERRDEDWRLRTGRNKDIGSSVPSYGQARERPNYDEVFLHNDHRQLSELQRTHVLSEPRKISAEDEFLDYNQDLRYMHDDLRIRIEREINQGKWSDGSGQRRMNQKLLAAEEGEMAMGSYNSHLDMNPASIYRDFLPSSQSLDMRSLDNERFKYRDDAVSDKSQGADYHEVEPNLRFHSRNIEYSASSGFYSRKYESSLSRPLTGRCLESYQDGQYLQISDEFSERSHGDFVDPKEFNSYGKRTLVDSAMVGGKRNLTPHQQGTNSSRREHGSYFYSKPEGTVNDSYEGPSRVMQKITQTRNYIDYDSAIVSGRGDFSRPKVSSDSLLKLPNVDDSYANHRTGIALDCYRLRKQTVLDYPDIELTKAVNHGSEYVGTGSIHLEVGRRVTQSFEESPINPSPYCQKLLARSDYGSEREVGSHLLKERLHESSMFKCDGEAYRNTESLERMTEGVCTYNLKDRVPKRKYFEEDRNLLDCKIGTSCDYMPSKVVDLYNSGEEWMEDDTNRRYTSRKAKFDRNKYRKPNKKYDRHNLYASDDSFLRESYLDNAKKYETGPKYMKGNKKQGTSSWIKSQNVDRRNSLHKQHKVWNKTEGENGYVYLNDADLSDDLVIPTESEPPEDSEKFNQMVHEAFLKCLKMLNMKASVRKRYKDQGNGGSLYCIVCGRSYSKEFLDTQRLVKHAYMSHKIGLRAQHLGLAKAICVLMGWNSALPQDTVTWVPEDLHKEEAVVQKEDLIIWPPVVIVRNISMSCSNPGKWKVITIEALEAFLRSKNLLKGRVKMSLGCPADQSVMVLKFLPTFSGLTDAERLNKFFLEKRHGRVNFEQSKGLNGKGNDVGKTAEGNEIEEEEVLYGYLGIAEDLDSVEFNIRKSSSIKSKKEILEL from the exons ATGCAATGTCGAAGGCGTGAAGATTACTATGTTAGAGAATCGGAAAGTATGAAACTACATGCTCAGGATCGGCTTCATCTGGATCATGGTCGATATGTTAAGCCCAGACGGGAGGCACTGGATCGATCTCCGTGTCTTAGAAGGAGTTTGAGCCCTCACAGGATTGGTGACTCCTGGCGTGAATTGGGTTTGGGTCAGAGGGTTGACACCATTGAAAGGAGGGACGAGGATTGGCGTCTAAGAACTGGAAGGAACAAGGATATCGGGTCAAGTGTACCTTCTTATGGTCAAGCGAGGGAAAGGCCTAACTACGACGAAGTGTTCCTGCACAACGATCACAGGCAGCTTTCAGAATTGCAGCGAACACATGTTTTATCTGAGCCAAGGAAAATTTCGGCGGAGGATGAGTTTTTAGATTATAATCAAGACCTTCGGTATATGCATGATGATTTGAGAATTaggatagagagagaaattaatcAAGGGAAATGGTCCGATGGTAGTGGACAAAGGAGGATGAATCAAAAACTTTTGGCTGCAGAGGAGGGCGAGATGGCAATGGGGTCCTACAATTCACATTTGGATATGAATCCTGCGTCAATTTATAGAGACTTCTTACCATCATCCCAGAGTTTGGATATGAGAAGTCTCGACAAcgaaagatttaaatatcgaGATGATGCAGTTTCAGATAAATCACAAGGTGCAGATTATCATGAAGTTGAACCAAACCTCAGGTTTCATTCGAGGAATATTGAATATTCTGCAAGCTCAGGATTTTATTCCAGAAAATATGAGAGCTCTTTGTCAAGACCATTAACAGGCAGGTGTTTGGAATCTTATCAGGATGGGCAGTACCTCCAAATTTCAGATGAGTTTTCAGAAAGGAGCCATGGAGATTTTGTGGACCCTAAAGAATTTAATTCATATGGGAAAAGGACCCTTGTAGATTCAGCCATGGTTGGAGGAAAGAGGAATCTAACTCCTCATCAACAAGGTACTAATAGTTCCAGGAGGGAGCATGGGAGCTATTTTTATTCTAAGCCCGAGGGAACAGTGAATGATTCATATGAAGGTCCGTCTCGAGTAATGCAGAAAATTACTCAAACCCGTAATTATATCGATTATGATAGTGCAATTGTGTCTGGTCGTGGAGACTTTTCAAGACCAAAAGTTTCGAGCGATAGTTTGCTGAAATTACCAAATGTTGATGACTCGTATGCAAACCATAGAACTGGAATAGCACTCGACTGTTATAGACTTAGAAAACAGACAGTTTTAGATTACCCTGATATAGAATTAACAAAAGCAGTGAACCATGGCAGTGAATATGTAGGTACTGGGTCCATCCATCTTGAGGTGGGTAGGAGAGTAACTCAAAGTTTCGAAGAGTCACCCATTAACCCTTCTCCGTATTGTCAAAAATTGCTTGCAAGATCAGATTATGGCTCCGAAAGAGAAGTAGGTTCACATCTTTTGAAAGAGAGGTTGCATGAATCCTCCATGTTCAAGTGTGATGGAGAAGCTTACAGAAATACTGAAAGCCTAGAAAGAATGACAGAGGGTGTTTGCACTTATAACTTGAAGGATCGGgtgccaaaaagaaaatattttgaggaAGATAGGAATTTACTCGATTGTAAAATAGGAACATCTTGTGATTATATGCCCAGTAAGGTTGTGGATCTATATAATAGTGGTGAAGAGTGGATGGAGGACGATACCAATCGCAGATATACATCCAGGAAAGCAAAATTTGACCGCAACAAATACAGGAAGCCAAATAAGAAGTATGATCGGCATAATTTATATGCTTCTGATGATTCGTTTTTACGCGAAAGCTATTTGGATAATGCTAAGAAATATGAAACTGGTCCTAAATATATGAAGGGCAATAAAAAACAGGGTACTTCAAGCTGGATCAAGTCACAAAATGTTGATCGCAGAAATAGTCTTCATAAACAGCATAAAGTTTGGAATAAAACCGAAGGGGAAAACGgttatgtttatttaaatgaCGCTGACTTGTCAGATGATTTGGTAATACCTACGGAATCAGAACCTCCTGAGGATTCTGAAAAGTTCAATCAAATGGTTCATGAGGCCTTTTTGAAGTGCTTGAAAATGTTGAATATGAAGGCTAGTGTCCGAAAAAGGTACAAGGACCAAGGGAATGGCGGTAGTTTATATTGCATCGTATGTGGCAGAAG CTACTCGAAGGAATTTTTGGATACTCAACGCCTGGTAAAGCACGCCTATATGTCCCACAAGATCGGGTTGAGGGCTCAGCATTTAGGTCTTGCCAAAGCCATATGCGTTTTGATGGGGTGGAACAGTGCCCTTCCCCAAGATACTGTAACATGGGTTCCTGAGGACTTGCACAAGGAAGAAGCTGTGGTTCAGAAGGAGGATCTTATCATCTGGCCGCCTGTTGTTATCGTCCGCAACATTTCTATGTCATGCAGCAATCCTGGAAAGTGGAAAGTTATAACAATTGAAGCACTCGAGGCCTTCTTAAGAA GTAAGAATTTGCTGAAGGGAAGAGTCAAGATGAGTTTAGGCTGCCCTGCAGATCAAAGTGTAATGGTGCTGAAGTTCCTGCCAACCTTTTCTGGTTTGACAGATGCTGAAAGACTCAACAAGTTCTTCCTTGAAAAGAGACATGGAAGAGTGAACTTTGAGCAGTCGAAGGGCCTTAATGGCAAAGGGAACGATGTCGGAAAAACAGCGGAAGGAAACGAGATCGAAGAGGAAGAAGTGCTCTATGGATACTTGGGGATTGCAGAGGATTTGGATAGTGTAGAGTTCAATATAAGGAAGTCGAGTTCGATAAAGAgcaaaaaggaaattttggagTTGTAA
- the LOC111788225 gene encoding organelle RRM domain-containing protein 1, chloroplastic, which translates to MELLSPSATVSTSNQFSFHSCKTHFQSSAININFRRSPSKKNKFSISSSSSSSYLHSTVPLRCSVIVNLASTSTPSTSSVWSPIIGGNRHWRVLMERPPSGFDSKPEIVDYYVKALERVLGSEKDAQMCIYDASWDTYFEFCCDIDEQTSIELARVPGVISVKPDPNFSSTEKDHGSSTPQLNPKSDPQNGGRLLFPSGKTKHWLVRIDKPGIGVVTKAQMVDYYVEILTKVLGNDKDAQMCIYHISWQSNFGFCCELDEECAQELTGVPGVLSVQLDANFEAENKDYGGTIAKNPLDLPDSSETNQTTPVKTKKLFITGLSFYTSEKTLRAAFEGFGELVEVKIIMDKISKRSKGYAFIEYTTEEAAGAALKEMNGKIINGWMIVVDVAKPSPRRYGGNRSRP; encoded by the exons ATGGAGTTGCTCTCGCCCTCAGCAACCGTTAGCACatcaaatcaattttcattccatTCCTGCAAAACTCATTTCCAATCCTCCGCCATTAACATCAACTTCCGTCGATCACCAAGCAAGAAGAACAAATTCtcaatctcttcttcttcttcttcttcttatctACACTCCACCGTTCCGCTTCGCTGTTCTGTTATAGTTAATTTAGCTTCCACATCCACGCCTTCTACTTCTTCTGTCTGGTCTCCGATCATCGGCGGAAACCGCCATTGGAGGGTCCTCATGGAGAGACCTCCATCAGGGTTCGATTCAAAGCCAGAAATCGTTGATTATTACGTTAAAGCGTTGGAAAGAGTTTTGGGCAG TGAAAAGGATGCTCAGATGTGTATTTATGATGCTTCCTGGGATACCTACTTTGAGTTTTGCTGTGATATTGATGAACAAACTTCCATCGAGCTCGCCC GAGTACCAGGGGTAATATCTGTTAAGCCAGACCCAAACTTCAGCTCCACAGAGAAGGATCATGGTTCATCAACACCTCAATTGAATCCGAAATCGGACCCTCAAAACGGTGGTAGACTCTTATTCCCTTCagggaaaacgaagcattggCTTGTTCGAATCGACAAGCCAGGTATCGGGGTGGTTACCAAGGCTCAAATGGTTGATTATTATGTTGAGATATTAACTAAAGTTCTGGGGAA TGACAAGGATGCACAAATGTGTATATATCATATTTCCTGGCAGTCTAACTTCGGCTTTTGTTGTGAATTGGACGAGGAATGCGCACAAGAATTAACCG GTGTTCCTGGTGTTTTATCTGTTCAGCTGGATGCAAACTTTGAGGCAGAGAATAAGGATTATGGAG GTACTATTGCCAAGAATCCTTTGGATCTGCCAGATTCTTCAGAAACAAATCAAACTACTCCtgtgaaaacaaagaaactatTTATAACTG GTCTTTCGTTTTACACGTCGGAGAAAACGTTACGTGCTGCATTTGAAGGCTTCGGTGAGCTTGTCGAAG ttaaaataataatggacAAGATTTCCAAAAGGTCCAAAGGGTATGCATTTATAGAGTATACAACAGAGGAAGCTGCTGGTGCTGCACTCAAAGAGATGAATGGCAAG ATCATCAATGGCTGGATGATAGTTGTCGATGTTGCCAAGCCGAGCCCTCGGAGATACGGTGGAAACCGCTCTAGACCGTAG